A section of the Corvus moneduloides isolate bCorMon1 chromosome 29, bCorMon1.pri, whole genome shotgun sequence genome encodes:
- the LOC116436356 gene encoding feather beta keratin-like encodes MSFSSQLSSRCSAPCEVSCPQPLASAWSQPCVTSCGDSRAVVYPPPVVITFPGPILSSCPQESVVGSAFPSGVERPMGLQGSLVYGGFLSSSSSRNVWSQRSGGCGPC; translated from the coding sequence ATGTCCTTCTccagccagctcagctcccGCTGCTCTGCGCCCTGCGAGGtgtcctgtccccagcccctggccagCGCCTGGAGCCAGCCCTGCGTCACCTCCTGCGGGGACTCGCGGGCCGTGGTCTACCCTCCACCCGTGGTCATCACCTTCCCggggcccatcctcagctcctgcccccaGGAGAGCGTCGTGGGATCCGCATTCCCATCGGGAGTGGAGCGCCCCATGGGCCTGCAGGGCTCCCTGGTCTACGGGGGCttcttgtcctcctcctcctccaggaatGTCTGGAGCCAGCGCTCCGGGGGCTGCGGGCCCTGCTGA